The window CGTCCCGAGGATGCCACGCGCCTCGTCGACCCGGGCGTCGGGCAGGGGGTTGAGCTGTGATCTCGGTTGGCCATTATCTCGCGGTCAGTGCCGTGCTGTTCACGCTCGGCGTGCTCGGCATCTTCATCAACCGCAAAAATATCATCGTCATCCTGATGGCGATCGAGCTGATCCTGCTCGCGGTGAACATCAACCTCGTCGCGTTCAGCGCCGCGCTCGGCGATCTCGTCGGACAGGTGTTCGCGATGTTCGTGCTGACCGTCGCCGCCGGCGAGGCCGCGATCGGGCTCGCCATTCTCGTGATCTATTTCCGCGGCCGCGGCACCATTGCGGTCGATGACGCCAACCGGATGAAGGGGTAAGCCGGTGATTCAGGCGATCGTATTCCTGCCGCTGCTCGCGGCGCTTGTCGCAGGCCTCGGCCAGCGCGCCATCGGCCCGTTCGCGGCCAAGCTGATCACCACGGGTGCGCTGTTCGCCAGCTGCGCCTTGAGCTGGCCGATCTTCCTGTCCTTCGTGTGGGGCAATGGCACGGCCGAGGTTGTCACCGTGCTGCACTGGGTCAGTTCGGGCGCGCTCCAGTTCAACTGGGAATTGCGCGTCGACACGCTGACCGCGGTGATGCTCGTCGTCATCACGACGGTCTCGGCGCTCGTCCACCTCTATAGCTGGGGCTATATGGAGGAGGATCCGGACCAGCCGCGCTTCTTCGCCTATCTCTCGCTCTTCACCTTCGCGATGCTGATGCTGGTGACCGCGAACAACCTTGTCCAGATGTTCTTCGGCTGGGAAGGTGTCGGTCTCGCTTCCTATCTGCTCATCGGTTTCTGGTACAAGAAGCCCAGCGCCAATGCCGCGGCGATCAAGGCGTTCGTCGTCAACCGCGTCGGCGACCTCGGCTTCATGCTCGGCATTTTCGGCACCTTCCTGGTGTTCGGCACCGTTTCGATCCCCGACATCCTCAATGCCGCGCCGGGCATGGCGGGCAGCAGCATCACCTTCCTCGGCATGCGCCTCGACACGATGACGATCCTCTGCCTGCTGCTGTTCATCGGCGCGATGGGCAAGTCGGCGCAGCTTGGCCTCCACACCTGGCTGCCCGACGCGATGGAAGGGCCGACCCCGGTGTCGGCGCTGATCCACGCCGCGACGATGGTCACCGCGGGCGTCTTCATGGTCTGCCGCCTGTCACCGATGTTCGAGACCGCGCCGGTGGCGCAGGGCGTCGTCATGTTCGTCGGCGCCGCGACCTGCTTCTTCGCCGCGACCGTCGCGACGACCCAGTGGGACATCAAGCGCGTCATCGCCTATTCGACCTGTTCGCAGCTCGGCTACATGTTCTTCGCCGCCGGCGCCGGCGCTTATGGCGCCGCGATGTTCCACCTGTTCACCCACGCCTTCTTCAAGGCTTTGCTGTTCCTTGGCGCCGGTTCGGTGATCCACGCGATGCACCATGAACAGGACATGCGCTATTACGGCAATCTGCGGAAACAGATCCCGATCACCTATTGGGCGATGATGCTCGGCACGCTGGCGATCACCGGCGTCGGCATCGCGGGCGTCGCGGGTTTCGCCGGCTTCTATTCGAAGGACGGCATCCTCGAGGCGGCATTCGCCAGCGGTGGCGGCGGCGTGGTGGCTTTCTGGGTCGGCATCTTCGTGGCGTTCCTCACCAGCTTCTACTCGTGGCGCCTCGTCTTCCTGACCTTCTATGGCAAGGCGCGCTGGGAGCAGAGCGAGCATATCCAGCATGCGGTTCATGACGCGCATGGCCACGGCCATGACGATCATGCGCATGACGATCATCATCACGACGCGCACCATGGCGTTTCGGGCGACGGCACCGCGGGTTATCACCCGCACGAAAGCCCGATCACGATGCTGATCCCGCTCATCCTGCTGTCGATCGGCGCCGTGTTCGCCGGCATCGCCTTCCACCACCAGTTCATCTATCCCGAAGAAGGCACCGCCTTCTGGCAGGGCAGCATGCTGGCGTTCGACGCGCATCTGATGCACGCCGCGCACGAAGTGCCTCTGTGGGTGAAATGGACGCCGTTTACGGTGATGGCGATCGGGCTGTTCCTCGCGTGGAACAGCTATATCCGCAACACCAGTCTGCCCGCGCGCTTCGTCGCGCAGTTCGGGCTGCTGCACAATTTCCTCTACCGCAAATGGTATTTCGACGAGCTGTACGACATCGTCTTCGTCAAGCCCGCGTTCGCGATCGGCCGCTTCTTCTGGAAGCGCGGCGATGAACAGACCATCGACCGTTTCGGTCCCGATGGCGCGGCGGCGCTCGTCCAGGGCGGCACGCGGCTCGCAGTGCGGCTGCAATCGGGTTATGTTTATGGATATGCGTTCGTGATGCTGCTCGGCCTCGTCGGTCTGGCCAGCTGGGCCATGGTGAAGTTCCTGTGAGCGGCTTTCCCATTCTTTCGCTGATGCTGGCGGTCCCTGCGGCCGCTGCCATCGCCTGTGTTTTCGTCGGCGACAAGTCGGCGCGCTGGGTCGCGCTCGGCGCGACGCTGGTCAATCTGGCGCTGGGCATCCTGCTCTGGGCGCAGTTCGACGTCGGTGGCGCGCAGTGGCAGTTCCAGGAACTGCACGAAGGCCTGTTCGGACCCTTCGACTGGGCGCTCGGCATCGACGGCCTCGCGCTGCTGCTGATCGTGCTCAGCACCTTCCTGATGCCGCTGTGCATCCTCGCGAGCTGGGAGGCGATCACCAAGCGTGTCGGCCTTTACATGGCGATGTTCCTGGCGATGGAAGTCGTCATGATCGGCGTCTTTGCGGCGCAGGATCTGCTGCTCTTCTACATCTTCTTCGAAGCCGGCTTGATCCCGATGTATTTCATCATCGGCATCTGGGGCGGCGCGAACCGCAAATATGCGGCGTTCAAATTCTTCCTCTACACGCTGCTCGGATCGGTGCTGATGCTGATCGCGATGATCGCGATGATCGCCGAGGCGGGCACGACCTCTATCCCGGTCCTGCTCAATTACGACTTCCCGGTCGAAATGCAGACATGGCTGTGGCTCGCCTTCTTCGCCAGCCTCGCGGTCAAGATGCCGATGTGGCCCGTCCACACCTGGCTGCCCGACGCGCACGTCCAGGCGCCGACCGCGGGCTCGATGATCCTTGCGGGCGTGCTGCTCAAGATGGGCGGTTACGGTTTCATCCGCTTCATGATGCCGATGTTCCCCGACGCCTCGGCGCAGCTGATGTGGATCGTCTTCGCGCTGTCGATGGTCGCGGTCGTCTACACCAGCCTTGTCGCGCTGGTGCAAAGCGACATGAAGAAGCTGATCGCTTATTCGTCGGTCGCCCACATGGCGATCGTCACCGCGGGCCTGTTCGCCTTCAACCAGCAGGGCATCGAGGGCGCGATGATCGTCATGCTCAGCCATGGCGTCGTCTCGGCCGCGCTCTTCTTCTGCGTCGGGGTGATCTACGACCGGCTCCACACGCGCGAGATCGACCGTTACGGCGGGCTCGCGGTGAACATGCCGGCCTATGCGCTGTTCTTCATGCTGTTCACCATGGCGTCGATCGGCCTGCCGGGCACCAGCGGTTTCGTCGGCGAATTCCTCAGCATCGCGGGCATTTATGAATCGTCGAGCTGGGTCGCCTTCGTCTGCACCACCGGCATCATCCTCGGCGCCGCGTACATGCTCTATCTCTACCGCCGTATCGTGTTCGGCGAACTCACCAAGGACGATGTGAAGGCGATGCCCGATCTCAATCCCCGCGAATGGGCGATCATGGTGCCGCTGGCGGCCGTGGCGCTGTGGATGGGCGTCTATCCCGAAAGCTTCCTCGCGCCGATGCGCGGCGACGTGACCACCGTGGTCGCGCGCCTCGCCCCGGCCAAGCCCGCCGGTGACGCGCATGTCAGCGCCGGCAAGCCCAAGGCCGCCGCCGACCATAGCGCCGGCCATGGTGAGGCACCCGCCGGCGAAGCGCATCATGCGGGAGGCGTCCAATGACCGCCGATCTCATGCTCGTCTGGCCCGAACTGATCCTGACGATCGGCGGGCTGATCACGCTAATGCTCGGCACCTTCCTCGGCGATCGCCAGGTGGGGCTGTACCAGCTCGCCGCGCTGCTGACGCTCGCCGCCGCGACGGTCGCGGTGGTCGCGCTGTTCGGGGTCAACGCCTCGGTCTTCTCGGGCACGCTGTCGGTCGATGCGTTCGGCGGGTTCGCCAAGCTGATCATCTATGGCGCCAGCGCCGTGTCGATCCTCATCGCGCCGCGTTTCTTCGCGGGCGGTATGCGCGCCGAATACCCGGTGCTGATCCTGTTCGCCGCGCTCGGCATGGGGATCATGGCCTCGTCGCGCGACCTGATGACGCTCTATGTCGGGCTCGAACTCAACAGCCTCGCCGCCTATGTGCTCGCCAGCTTCATGCGCAACGACGAGCGGTCGAGCGAGGCCGGGCTCAAATATTTCGTCCTCGGCGCGCTCGCGTCGGGCATGCTGCTCTATGGCATCTCCTTGCTCTACGGATTCAGCGGCACCACCGATTTCGCCGGCATCGCCACCGCGATGGGCGGTCAGCTCAACGCCGGGCTGATCTTCGGCATCGTCTTCGTGCTCGCGGGCCTCGCGTTCAAGATCAGCGCCGTGCCGTTCCATATGTGGACCCCCGACGTCTATGAAGGCGCGCCGACCCCGGTCACCGCCTTCTTTGCCAGCGCGCCGAAAGTGGCGGCGATGGCACTGATGACGCGCGTCGTCATCGACGCGATGGGCCCCGCGGTCGGTGCCTGGCAGCAGATCGTCATCTTCCTCGCGCTCGCCTCGATCATCCTCGGCGCGGTCGGCGCGATCGGGCAGAAGAATATCAAGCGCCTGCTTGCCTATTCGTCGATCAACAATGTCGGCTTCATGCTGATCGGTCTCGCCGCGGGAACGCAGGCTGGGGTTGAGGGCGTGCTGACCTATTTGGTGGTTTACGTGGTGACCACGCTCGGTGCCTTCCTCGTCGTGCTGCAGCTGCGCG is drawn from Sphingopyxis sp. OPL5 and contains these coding sequences:
- the nuoK gene encoding NADH-quinone oxidoreductase subunit NuoK, which translates into the protein MISVGHYLAVSAVLFTLGVLGIFINRKNIIVILMAIELILLAVNINLVAFSAALGDLVGQVFAMFVLTVAAGEAAIGLAILVIYFRGRGTIAVDDANRMKG
- the nuoL gene encoding NADH-quinone oxidoreductase subunit L, whose protein sequence is MIQAIVFLPLLAALVAGLGQRAIGPFAAKLITTGALFASCALSWPIFLSFVWGNGTAEVVTVLHWVSSGALQFNWELRVDTLTAVMLVVITTVSALVHLYSWGYMEEDPDQPRFFAYLSLFTFAMLMLVTANNLVQMFFGWEGVGLASYLLIGFWYKKPSANAAAIKAFVVNRVGDLGFMLGIFGTFLVFGTVSIPDILNAAPGMAGSSITFLGMRLDTMTILCLLLFIGAMGKSAQLGLHTWLPDAMEGPTPVSALIHAATMVTAGVFMVCRLSPMFETAPVAQGVVMFVGAATCFFAATVATTQWDIKRVIAYSTCSQLGYMFFAAGAGAYGAAMFHLFTHAFFKALLFLGAGSVIHAMHHEQDMRYYGNLRKQIPITYWAMMLGTLAITGVGIAGVAGFAGFYSKDGILEAAFASGGGGVVAFWVGIFVAFLTSFYSWRLVFLTFYGKARWEQSEHIQHAVHDAHGHGHDDHAHDDHHHDAHHGVSGDGTAGYHPHESPITMLIPLILLSIGAVFAGIAFHHQFIYPEEGTAFWQGSMLAFDAHLMHAAHEVPLWVKWTPFTVMAIGLFLAWNSYIRNTSLPARFVAQFGLLHNFLYRKWYFDELYDIVFVKPAFAIGRFFWKRGDEQTIDRFGPDGAAALVQGGTRLAVRLQSGYVYGYAFVMLLGLVGLASWAMVKFL
- a CDS encoding NADH-quinone oxidoreductase subunit M; translation: MSGFPILSLMLAVPAAAAIACVFVGDKSARWVALGATLVNLALGILLWAQFDVGGAQWQFQELHEGLFGPFDWALGIDGLALLLIVLSTFLMPLCILASWEAITKRVGLYMAMFLAMEVVMIGVFAAQDLLLFYIFFEAGLIPMYFIIGIWGGANRKYAAFKFFLYTLLGSVLMLIAMIAMIAEAGTTSIPVLLNYDFPVEMQTWLWLAFFASLAVKMPMWPVHTWLPDAHVQAPTAGSMILAGVLLKMGGYGFIRFMMPMFPDASAQLMWIVFALSMVAVVYTSLVALVQSDMKKLIAYSSVAHMAIVTAGLFAFNQQGIEGAMIVMLSHGVVSAALFFCVGVIYDRLHTREIDRYGGLAVNMPAYALFFMLFTMASIGLPGTSGFVGEFLSIAGIYESSSWVAFVCTTGIILGAAYMLYLYRRIVFGELTKDDVKAMPDLNPREWAIMVPLAAVALWMGVYPESFLAPMRGDVTTVVARLAPAKPAGDAHVSAGKPKAAADHSAGHGEAPAGEAHHAGGVQ
- the nuoN gene encoding NADH-quinone oxidoreductase subunit NuoN, with translation MTADLMLVWPELILTIGGLITLMLGTFLGDRQVGLYQLAALLTLAAATVAVVALFGVNASVFSGTLSVDAFGGFAKLIIYGASAVSILIAPRFFAGGMRAEYPVLILFAALGMGIMASSRDLMTLYVGLELNSLAAYVLASFMRNDERSSEAGLKYFVLGALASGMLLYGISLLYGFSGTTDFAGIATAMGGQLNAGLIFGIVFVLAGLAFKISAVPFHMWTPDVYEGAPTPVTAFFASAPKVAAMALMTRVVIDAMGPAVGAWQQIVIFLALASIILGAVGAIGQKNIKRLLAYSSINNVGFMLIGLAAGTQAGVEGVLTYLVVYVVTTLGAFLVVLQLRDTDGNAVESIPAMAGLASKRGWLAAAMSVFLLSLAGIPPLFGFWPKLLVFQAAVNANLVPLAVAGIVASVIGAYYYIMVIKTMVFDDPSDTEFAAPAAPVERVLMTVSALWLSVIGYLFIPLLAIASASAASVLF